From the Rana temporaria unplaced genomic scaffold, aRanTem1.1, whole genome shotgun sequence genome, one window contains:
- the DDX24 gene encoding ATP-dependent RNA helicase DDX24 isoform X1 — protein sequence MKPGKVSRSGKVSRSGKVSRSGKVRKSGKRLVSLQQKGIKITGKWKPVSLDPSFFTAGKMDEMICFEELSGYKLVKSSKELTARSGKRKRGAGEEDLEPEDSKEHFAKGKKNKKRKKKLEAKKAKEETEDEMEDVFLGREDEEEYHQDTVEGEADTDVDTDADTEPSVEPMAVQAPKKKKKRPKKKKKQPAETREEPVTAKSSKRTKNWAAGVLSGAATKDADVSAWKDLCVPPPVLQALSYLGFSAPTPIQALALPSAIRDKMDILGAAETGSGKTLAFAIPMIHSILEWRKMRESGVTEEEEEKEEETSDQEEPEEEEEEPPELVAIDQEEDNLDNEEDEDDDDDESSALGCVKVVEDVDINFNPVTSETSCNMRPLLGLVVTPTRELAVQVKHHIDAVAKFSGIRTAIVVGGMAPQKQERLLNRGPEIVIATPGRLWEMIREEHPHLSNLKKLRCLVIDEADRMVEKGHYAELTQLLEMLSDTHYNPKRQTFVFSATLTLIHQAPSRLLQKKNFRRMDKDSKLESLMHKVGMKGKPKVIDLTRKQATVETLTETRIHCATDEKDFYLYYFLLQYPGRTMVFANSIDCIKRLTCLLTILEFNPLQLHANMHQKQRLKNLERFAERESCVLLTTDVAARGLDIPNIQHVLHYQVPRTSETYVHRSGRTARASSDGLTLLLIGPDDVVNYRKIFRTLEKNDELPFFPVESKCMNGIKERVGLARQIEKAEYFHSKTKQQNSWIQQAAEALEMEIDDDLLGGNADEEEDRSKQKALKFLKKQLKRLLSQPVFRNIMKTRYPTKSGQLTLPDLPGARSESALHTLSNQHTKKQKPRP from the exons ATGAAGCCGGGAAAGGTCAGCAGGTCGGGAAAGGTCAGCAGGTCGGGAAAGGTCAGCAGGTCGGGAAAGGTCCGGAAGTCGGGAAAGCGTCTCGTCTCCCTGCAGCAGAAAGGCATCAAAATTACGGGGAAATGGAAGCCGGTCTCGCTGGACCCGAGCTTCTTCACCGCCGGCAAGATGGACGAGATGATCTGCTTTGAGGAACTCTCGGGTTACAAGCTGGTGAAATCCTCCAAAGAGTTAACGGCGAGGAGCGGGAAGCGGAAGCGCGGTGCCGGCGAGGAGGACTTGGAGCCGGAAGATTCCAAAGAACATTTCGccaaaggaaagaaaaacaaaaagcgcAAGAAAAAGCTGGAGGCCAAGAAAGCGAAGGAGGAGACGGAGGACGAGATGGAGGACGTGTTCCTCGGgagagaagatgaagaagaatatCACCAAGACACCGTGGAGGGGGAGGCGGACACGGACGTGGACACGGACGCAGACACCGAACCGTCTGTAGAGCCGATGGCAGTTCAGGCgccgaaaaagaagaaaaaaaggccaaagaaaaagaagaaacaacCGGCGGAGACTCGGGAGGAACCGGTAACCGCCAAATCCTCCAAGAGGACCAAGAACTGGGCCGCGGGCGTGCTGAGCGGAGCCGCCACCAAGGACGCGGACGTGTCGGCTTGGAAAGACCTCTGCGTCCCTCCGCCGGTTCTCCAGGCGCTCAGCTATTTGGGATTTTCCGCTCCGACGCCCATTCAAGCTCTGGCGCTGCCCTCGGCGATCCGGGACAAAATGGACATTCTGGGTGCGGCAGAGACGG GAAGTGGTAAAACTTTGGCCTTTGCCATCCCGATGATCCACTCCATCCTGGAATGGAGGAAGATGCGGGAGTCCGGAGTcacggaagaggaggaggagaaggaggaggagacctCAGACCAGGAGGAgccagaggaagaggaggaggagccaccaGAGTTGGTGGCCATAGACCAGGAGGAGGATAACCTGGACaacgaggaggatgaggacgatgatgatgatgagtcTTCTGCCCTGGGCTGTGTGAAGGTCGTGGAAGACGTTGACATTAATTTTAACCCCGTCACATCCGAGACTTCCTGTAATATGAGACCGTTGCTCGGCCTTGTGGTCACGCCCACCAGAGAGCTGGCCGTCCAGGTGAAGCATCACATCGACGCCGTGGCCAAATTCTCAG GGATCAGAACGGCCATTGTGGTTGGTGGAATGGCCCCACAGAAACAGGAGCGGCTGCTAAACCGAGGGCCGGAGATCGTCATTGCCACGCCGGGGCGCCtgtgggagatgatcagagagGAGCACCCCCACCTGTCCAACCTGAAGAAGCTCAG GTGTTTGGTGATCGACGAGGCGGACAGAATGGTGGAGAAGGGTCACTACGCCGAGCTGACCCAACTGCTGGAGATGCTGAGCGACACTCACTACAACCCCAAGAGGCAGACCTTCGTCTTCTCCGCCACCCTGACCCTCATCCACCAGGCGCCCAGCCGGCTCCTGCAGAAGAAGAACTTCCGGAGGATGGACAAGGACAGCAAGCTGGAGAGTCTGATGCACAAGGTCGGCATGAAGGGGAAGCCCAAGGTCATCGATCTGACCAGGAAGCAAGCCACCGTGGAGACGCTGACCGAGACCAGAATCCATTGCGCCACCGACGAGAAGGACTTCTACCTCTACTACTTCCTGCTGCAGTACCCCGGGCGCACCATGGTCTTCGCCAACAGCATTGACTGCATCAAGAGGCTGACCTGCCTCCTCACCATCCTGGAGTTCAACCCGCTGCAGCTACACGCCAACATGCACCAGAAGCAGAGGCTGAAGAACCTCGAGAGATTCGCCGAGAGAGAGAG ctGTGTCCTCCTCACTACGGATGTGGCGGCTCGCGGTTTGGACATCCCCAATATTCAGCACGTTCTCCATTACCAG gtcCCGAGGACTTCGGAAACCTACGTGCACCGCAGCGGCAGGACTGCCCGCGCCTCCAGCGACGGCCTGACGCTGCTTCTGATTGGACCAGACGATGTGGTGAATTACAGGAAGATCTTCAGAACTCTGGAGAAGAACGACGAGCTTCCCTTCTTCCCCGTGGAGTCCAAATGCATGAACGGGATAAAG GAACGCGTCGGTCTGGCCCGGCAGATTGAGAAGGCCGAGTATTTCCACAGTAAGACGAAGCAGCAGAACTCCTGGATCCAGCAGGCGGCGGAGGCTCTGGAGATGGAGATCGATGACGATTTATTAG GGGGGAACGCggatgaagaggaggatcgaTCCAAGCAGAAAGCCTTGAAGTTCCTGAAGAAACAGCTGAAGAGACTTTTATCCCAACCGGTATTCCGGAATATTATGAAAACCAGATACCCGACCAAGAGCGGTCAGCTGACCCTCCCCGACCTCCCCGGGGCCCGATCCGAGAGCGCCCTCCATACCCTCTccaaccagcacaccaagaagcaGAAGCCCCGCCCATGA
- the DDX24 gene encoding ATP-dependent RNA helicase DDX24 isoform X2, protein MKPGKVSRSGKVRKSGKRLVSLQQKGIKITGKWKPVSLDPSFFTAGKMDEMICFEELSGYKLVKSSKELTARSGKRKRGAGEEDLEPEDSKEHFAKGKKNKKRKKKLEAKKAKEETEDEMEDVFLGREDEEEYHQDTVEGEADTDVDTDADTEPSVEPMAVQAPKKKKKRPKKKKKQPAETREEPVTAKSSKRTKNWAAGVLSGAATKDADVSAWKDLCVPPPVLQALSYLGFSAPTPIQALALPSAIRDKMDILGAAETGSGKTLAFAIPMIHSILEWRKMRESGVTEEEEEKEEETSDQEEPEEEEEEPPELVAIDQEEDNLDNEEDEDDDDDESSALGCVKVVEDVDINFNPVTSETSCNMRPLLGLVVTPTRELAVQVKHHIDAVAKFSGIRTAIVVGGMAPQKQERLLNRGPEIVIATPGRLWEMIREEHPHLSNLKKLRCLVIDEADRMVEKGHYAELTQLLEMLSDTHYNPKRQTFVFSATLTLIHQAPSRLLQKKNFRRMDKDSKLESLMHKVGMKGKPKVIDLTRKQATVETLTETRIHCATDEKDFYLYYFLLQYPGRTMVFANSIDCIKRLTCLLTILEFNPLQLHANMHQKQRLKNLERFAERESCVLLTTDVAARGLDIPNIQHVLHYQVPRTSETYVHRSGRTARASSDGLTLLLIGPDDVVNYRKIFRTLEKNDELPFFPVESKCMNGIKERVGLARQIEKAEYFHSKTKQQNSWIQQAAEALEMEIDDDLLGGNADEEEDRSKQKALKFLKKQLKRLLSQPVFRNIMKTRYPTKSGQLTLPDLPGARSESALHTLSNQHTKKQKPRP, encoded by the exons ATGAAGCCGGGAAAG GTCAGCAGGTCGGGAAAGGTCCGGAAGTCGGGAAAGCGTCTCGTCTCCCTGCAGCAGAAAGGCATCAAAATTACGGGGAAATGGAAGCCGGTCTCGCTGGACCCGAGCTTCTTCACCGCCGGCAAGATGGACGAGATGATCTGCTTTGAGGAACTCTCGGGTTACAAGCTGGTGAAATCCTCCAAAGAGTTAACGGCGAGGAGCGGGAAGCGGAAGCGCGGTGCCGGCGAGGAGGACTTGGAGCCGGAAGATTCCAAAGAACATTTCGccaaaggaaagaaaaacaaaaagcgcAAGAAAAAGCTGGAGGCCAAGAAAGCGAAGGAGGAGACGGAGGACGAGATGGAGGACGTGTTCCTCGGgagagaagatgaagaagaatatCACCAAGACACCGTGGAGGGGGAGGCGGACACGGACGTGGACACGGACGCAGACACCGAACCGTCTGTAGAGCCGATGGCAGTTCAGGCgccgaaaaagaagaaaaaaaggccaaagaaaaagaagaaacaacCGGCGGAGACTCGGGAGGAACCGGTAACCGCCAAATCCTCCAAGAGGACCAAGAACTGGGCCGCGGGCGTGCTGAGCGGAGCCGCCACCAAGGACGCGGACGTGTCGGCTTGGAAAGACCTCTGCGTCCCTCCGCCGGTTCTCCAGGCGCTCAGCTATTTGGGATTTTCCGCTCCGACGCCCATTCAAGCTCTGGCGCTGCCCTCGGCGATCCGGGACAAAATGGACATTCTGGGTGCGGCAGAGACGG GAAGTGGTAAAACTTTGGCCTTTGCCATCCCGATGATCCACTCCATCCTGGAATGGAGGAAGATGCGGGAGTCCGGAGTcacggaagaggaggaggagaaggaggaggagacctCAGACCAGGAGGAgccagaggaagaggaggaggagccaccaGAGTTGGTGGCCATAGACCAGGAGGAGGATAACCTGGACaacgaggaggatgaggacgatgatgatgatgagtcTTCTGCCCTGGGCTGTGTGAAGGTCGTGGAAGACGTTGACATTAATTTTAACCCCGTCACATCCGAGACTTCCTGTAATATGAGACCGTTGCTCGGCCTTGTGGTCACGCCCACCAGAGAGCTGGCCGTCCAGGTGAAGCATCACATCGACGCCGTGGCCAAATTCTCAG GGATCAGAACGGCCATTGTGGTTGGTGGAATGGCCCCACAGAAACAGGAGCGGCTGCTAAACCGAGGGCCGGAGATCGTCATTGCCACGCCGGGGCGCCtgtgggagatgatcagagagGAGCACCCCCACCTGTCCAACCTGAAGAAGCTCAG GTGTTTGGTGATCGACGAGGCGGACAGAATGGTGGAGAAGGGTCACTACGCCGAGCTGACCCAACTGCTGGAGATGCTGAGCGACACTCACTACAACCCCAAGAGGCAGACCTTCGTCTTCTCCGCCACCCTGACCCTCATCCACCAGGCGCCCAGCCGGCTCCTGCAGAAGAAGAACTTCCGGAGGATGGACAAGGACAGCAAGCTGGAGAGTCTGATGCACAAGGTCGGCATGAAGGGGAAGCCCAAGGTCATCGATCTGACCAGGAAGCAAGCCACCGTGGAGACGCTGACCGAGACCAGAATCCATTGCGCCACCGACGAGAAGGACTTCTACCTCTACTACTTCCTGCTGCAGTACCCCGGGCGCACCATGGTCTTCGCCAACAGCATTGACTGCATCAAGAGGCTGACCTGCCTCCTCACCATCCTGGAGTTCAACCCGCTGCAGCTACACGCCAACATGCACCAGAAGCAGAGGCTGAAGAACCTCGAGAGATTCGCCGAGAGAGAGAG ctGTGTCCTCCTCACTACGGATGTGGCGGCTCGCGGTTTGGACATCCCCAATATTCAGCACGTTCTCCATTACCAG gtcCCGAGGACTTCGGAAACCTACGTGCACCGCAGCGGCAGGACTGCCCGCGCCTCCAGCGACGGCCTGACGCTGCTTCTGATTGGACCAGACGATGTGGTGAATTACAGGAAGATCTTCAGAACTCTGGAGAAGAACGACGAGCTTCCCTTCTTCCCCGTGGAGTCCAAATGCATGAACGGGATAAAG GAACGCGTCGGTCTGGCCCGGCAGATTGAGAAGGCCGAGTATTTCCACAGTAAGACGAAGCAGCAGAACTCCTGGATCCAGCAGGCGGCGGAGGCTCTGGAGATGGAGATCGATGACGATTTATTAG GGGGGAACGCggatgaagaggaggatcgaTCCAAGCAGAAAGCCTTGAAGTTCCTGAAGAAACAGCTGAAGAGACTTTTATCCCAACCGGTATTCCGGAATATTATGAAAACCAGATACCCGACCAAGAGCGGTCAGCTGACCCTCCCCGACCTCCCCGGGGCCCGATCCGAGAGCGCCCTCCATACCCTCTccaaccagcacaccaagaagcaGAAGCCCCGCCCATGA